One Candidatus Woesearchaeota archaeon genomic region harbors:
- a CDS encoding SMI1/KNR4 family protein, which translates to MAKTDLYHKVSIDDVLVEITKLSKERADIILNKGASDSKIQDFEKEYGVTLPEDYKAILKYSNGGKLFGLEFYGLNDLKRHTLEFVDAAGRERKHDKIYPIADENGNPISINLQTPSGAKDGNRRDILDTFHEDGETKVIAKSFGEFLYSMIQGSKITVDKVQFGKETLDVDGSMYWCRPSFNPVREYPESNLTGPLYDL; encoded by the coding sequence ATGGCAAAAACTGATTTATACCACAAAGTTTCAATAGATGATGTATTGGTGGAAATAACAAAGTTAAGTAAAGAAAGAGCAGATATTATTCTCAATAAGGGCGCATCTGATTCTAAAATCCAAGATTTTGAGAAAGAATATGGAGTCACACTTCCCGAAGATTACAAGGCCATCTTAAAGTATTCAAATGGCGGTAAATTGTTTGGGTTGGAATTTTATGGGCTTAATGACCTTAAAAGGCACACTCTTGAGTTTGTTGATGCTGCGGGAAGAGAAAGAAAGCACGATAAAATCTACCCTATAGCTGATGAAAATGGGAATCCCATATCGATAAATCTGCAAACTCCCTCAGGAGCAAAAGATGGCAATAGAAGAGACATACTTGACACTTTTCATGAAGATGGAGAGACAAAAGTAATTGCAAAAAGTTTTGGAGAATTCTTATACAGTATGATTCAAGGTTCAAAAATAACCGTTGATAAAGTTCAATTTGGAAAAGAAACTTTAGACGTTGATGGTTCTATGTATTGGTGCAGACCAAGTTTTAATCCTGTCAGGGAATATCCTGAGTCTAACCTAACCGG
- a CDS encoding radical SAM protein: protein MEGYISDIVAKKDLCTVNFAGCDFKCPFCNKSELINFDKKFLNDLKIIKKDIKENKAGYVVFSGGEPCLQKDVLTELMSFCKKSNKKIILETNGSNPDVMAELINKKLVDAIKLDLKAPLIESIFENATRSNTFFKKTKEIIESIRKTLRILKESESKVDVEIRTTIVPSLIYKKEDIARIGDEIKDINCMWRLQQFSSDEKTADPKFENIKSPSKEFLENLKAYCLKKNPNLRIEV from the coding sequence ATGGAGGGGTACATCAGCGATATAGTTGCTAAGAAGGATCTCTGCACTGTTAATTTTGCAGGCTGCGATTTTAAATGCCCGTTCTGCAATAAATCTGAATTGATAAATTTTGACAAAAAGTTTCTGAATGACTTGAAAATCATAAAAAAAGACATTAAGGAAAATAAAGCGGGCTATGTTGTTTTTTCAGGCGGAGAGCCGTGCCTGCAGAAAGATGTTTTAACTGAATTAATGTCTTTTTGCAAAAAATCAAATAAAAAAATTATCCTCGAAACCAATGGAAGCAATCCGGATGTTATGGCAGAATTAATCAATAAAAAATTGGTTGATGCGATAAAATTAGATCTTAAAGCCCCTTTGATTGAAAGCATATTTGAAAATGCAACAAGATCAAATACTTTTTTTAAAAAAACAAAAGAAATAATTGAAAGCATCAGGAAAACCCTGAGGATCCTGAAGGAGAGCGAATCGAAGGTTGATGTTGAGATAAGAACAACAATTGTGCCTTCGCTTATCTATAAAAAAGAGGATATTGCGCGAATTGGAGATGAAATAAAAGACATCAACTGCATGTGGAGATTGCAGCAGTTCAGCTCGGATGAGAAGACTGCTGATCCAAAATTTGAGAACATCAAATCGCCCTCTAAAGAGTTTCTTGAAAATCTGAAAGCTTACTGTTTGAAGAAAAACCCGAATTTGAGGATTGAGGTTTAG